A genomic region of Streptomyces sp. NBC_00247 contains the following coding sequences:
- a CDS encoding NAD+ synthase has translation MPQLRLALNQIDSTVGDLTGNAEAIVRWTRHAAELGAHLVAFPEMVLTGYPVEDLALRSSFVEASRAALRALAARLDAEGFGELPVVVGYLGRSEHPAPRYGQPAGSPRNAAAVLHRGRIALDFAKHHLPNYGVFDEFRYFVPGDSLPVARVRGIDVALAICEDLWQDGGRVPAARAAGAGLLLSINASPYERDKDDTRLELVRRRAREAGCTTAYLAMIGGQDELVFDGDSIVVDAEGEVIARAPQFAEGSVILDLELPAAAAEPPSGEVNDGLRIDHVVLTGEPLPPYAPELAGGYAERLDDDEELYSALVVGLRAYAAKNGFSSVLVGLSGGIDSALVAALACDALGAEHVYGVSMPSTYSSDHSRADAAELARRTGLNFRTVPIGPMFDAYMGSLELTGLAEENLQARLRGTTLMAISNQEGRIVLAPGNKSELAVGYSTLYGDTVGAYGPIKDVYKSSVFRLARWRNRAAEERGQVPPIPEASITKPPSAELRPGQVDSDSLPDYEVLDRILELYVDRDQGRDAIVAAGFDEELVTRTLRLVDTAEYKRRQYPPGTKISPKGFGKDRRLPVTNQWREAPGGELP, from the coding sequence GTGCCTCAACTACGCCTCGCCCTCAACCAGATCGACTCGACGGTCGGTGATCTCACCGGCAACGCCGAGGCGATCGTCCGCTGGACACGGCACGCCGCCGAACTGGGCGCCCACCTCGTCGCGTTCCCCGAGATGGTGCTGACCGGCTATCCCGTGGAGGACCTTGCCCTGCGGTCGTCCTTCGTCGAAGCCTCCCGTGCGGCGCTGCGCGCGCTCGCGGCGCGGCTCGACGCTGAGGGCTTCGGCGAACTGCCGGTGGTCGTCGGTTACCTCGGTCGCTCCGAGCACCCCGCTCCCCGGTACGGACAGCCCGCGGGTTCGCCGCGCAACGCCGCGGCGGTGCTGCACCGAGGGCGGATCGCACTGGACTTCGCCAAGCACCATCTCCCCAACTACGGGGTGTTCGACGAGTTCCGGTACTTCGTCCCGGGCGATTCGCTGCCGGTCGCGCGGGTGCGCGGCATCGATGTGGCGCTGGCCATCTGCGAGGACCTGTGGCAGGACGGAGGGCGTGTGCCGGCGGCCCGCGCGGCGGGCGCGGGACTGCTGCTGTCGATCAACGCCTCCCCCTACGAGCGGGACAAGGACGACACCCGTCTCGAACTGGTCCGCAGGCGGGCCCGGGAGGCCGGGTGCACCACCGCGTATCTGGCGATGATCGGCGGCCAGGACGAGCTGGTCTTCGACGGTGACTCGATCGTGGTGGACGCGGAGGGCGAAGTGATCGCCCGCGCACCGCAGTTCGCCGAGGGCAGTGTGATCCTCGATCTCGAACTCCCGGCCGCCGCGGCCGAGCCGCCGTCCGGGGAGGTGAACGACGGGCTGCGGATCGACCACGTCGTCCTCACCGGGGAGCCGCTCCCGCCGTACGCCCCGGAGTTGGCGGGCGGGTACGCCGAGCGGCTCGACGACGACGAGGAGCTGTACTCCGCGCTGGTCGTGGGGCTGCGCGCGTACGCCGCGAAGAACGGTTTCAGCAGTGTGCTGGTCGGGCTCTCCGGCGGCATCGACTCGGCTCTCGTCGCGGCCCTCGCCTGCGACGCGCTGGGTGCGGAGCACGTGTACGGCGTCTCGATGCCGTCCACGTACTCCTCGGACCACTCCCGGGCAGACGCGGCCGAGCTGGCCCGGCGTACGGGGCTGAACTTCCGCACCGTGCCGATCGGGCCGATGTTCGACGCGTACATGGGGTCGCTGGAGCTCACCGGACTCGCCGAGGAGAACCTCCAGGCGCGGCTGCGCGGCACCACGCTGATGGCGATCTCCAACCAGGAGGGGCGGATCGTGCTCGCGCCGGGCAACAAGTCGGAGCTGGCGGTGGGCTATTCGACGCTCTACGGGGACACGGTCGGGGCGTACGGGCCGATCAAGGACGTGTACAAGTCGTCGGTCTTCCGGCTGGCGAGGTGGCGCAACCGGGCCGCCGAGGAGCGCGGGCAGGTCCCGCCGATCCCGGAGGCGTCGATCACCAAGCCGCCCAGCGCGGAGCTCCGGCCGGGGCAGGTGGACTCCGACTCGCTGCCGGACTACGAGGTGCTGGACCGGATCCTGGAGCTGTACGTCGACCGGGACCAGGGCCGGGACGCGATCGTCGCGGCGGGTTTCGACGAGGAGCTGGTGACGCGGACGCTGCGGCTGGTGGACACCGCCGAGTACAAGCGGCGGCAGTACCCGCCGGGCACGAAGATCTCACCGAAGGGGTTCGGCAAGGACCGGCGGCTGCCCGTCACCAACCAGTGGCGCGAGGCACCCGGCGGAGAGCTTCCGTAG
- a CDS encoding CBS domain-containing protein, with translation MTTAKDIMHPGATWIPAHETLDRAAQMMRDHGVGSLPVSAEGAEDRMVGIITDRDIVVGCVASGHDPAATTAGDLCHGTPRWIDSGAGVDEVLEEMQAHRIRRLPVVENKKLIGMISEADLAQHLGEEQIADWAGQVYARG, from the coding sequence ATGACCACGGCGAAGGACATCATGCATCCCGGCGCCACCTGGATTCCGGCACACGAGACGCTCGACCGGGCCGCCCAGATGATGCGCGACCACGGGGTGGGTTCACTGCCCGTCTCCGCGGAGGGCGCCGAGGACCGGATGGTCGGGATCATCACCGACCGGGACATCGTGGTCGGCTGCGTGGCGAGCGGCCACGACCCGGCGGCGACGACGGCGGGCGACCTCTGCCACGGGACACCGCGCTGGATCGACTCGGGGGCCGGGGTGGACGAGGTGCTGGAGGAGATGCAGGCACACCGCATCCGGCGGCTCCCGGTGGTCGAGAACAAGAAGCTGATCGGCATGATCAGCGAGGCCGACCTGGCGCAGCACCTCGGTGAGGAGCAGATCGCCGACTGGGCGGGACAGGTGTACGCCCGGGGCTGA
- a CDS encoding DUF305 domain-containing protein — translation MTGGAGRGTRPRWVAAGVLVLAALVGGGTAAIVTARSGGTEHGREQARGYGQGSGPGQGLPAVDSADAGFAQDMAVHHEQAVEMSFVVRDGTHDQDVRRLAYDIAHTQSNQRGMLLGWLDLWGLPKIAAAGAPMAWMGTEKGAAPADHMDGMDGMGHGPARSGAGATMTGMATAAELKRLGAARGRDAEVLFLQLMTDHHKGGIAMARACAERCAVPAERRLAGGMVDAQRSEMGLMADLLAERGARPRT, via the coding sequence ATGACCGGCGGTGCGGGGCGCGGGACGCGCCCGCGCTGGGTGGCGGCCGGGGTGCTGGTGCTCGCGGCGCTGGTCGGAGGCGGTACGGCGGCGATCGTGACCGCCCGGTCCGGCGGTACGGAGCACGGCCGGGAGCAGGCACGGGGGTACGGACAGGGCTCCGGTCCGGGACAGGGGCTCCCGGCCGTGGACTCGGCGGACGCCGGGTTCGCGCAGGACATGGCCGTCCACCACGAGCAGGCGGTGGAGATGTCCTTCGTGGTGCGGGACGGTACGCACGACCAGGACGTGCGCCGACTCGCGTACGACATCGCCCACACCCAGTCCAACCAGCGCGGGATGCTGCTCGGCTGGCTCGACCTGTGGGGGCTGCCGAAGATCGCCGCGGCGGGAGCGCCCATGGCGTGGATGGGTACCGAGAAGGGCGCGGCCCCTGCGGACCACATGGACGGCATGGACGGCATGGGCCACGGCCCGGCCCGGTCCGGGGCCGGTGCGACGATGACCGGCATGGCCACGGCCGCGGAGTTGAAGCGGCTCGGCGCGGCGCGGGGCCGGGACGCGGAGGTGCTCTTCCTCCAGTTGATGACCGACCACCACAAGGGCGGTATCGCCATGGCCCGCGCGTGCGCCGAGCGGTGCGCGGTACCGGCCGAGCGGCGGCTCGCGGGCGGCATGGTGGACGCCCAGCGGTCCGAAATGGGCCTGATGGCGGACCTGCTGGCCGAACGGGGAGCGCGCCCCCGTACCTGA
- a CDS encoding DUF3105 domain-containing protein has product MSLSPQPPQVQTPPAPLPERRRVGRGRVLAIAVGVAVVAGLVGFGGSGVLDGPASRAGLVSAAAADSKPGGADPARAAGTAAASAIEGEKSWDANKLTRNHVAHEVHYPMTPPVGGDHDPAWMDCDGDVYKTPLADVNAVHSLEHGAVWITYNGGASANAVRALANRVRATSYTLLSPYPGQSGTIMLSAWGKQLTVTGPGDERVGRFLAAYVQGPQTPEPGAPCTGGLAVPR; this is encoded by the coding sequence ATGAGCCTTTCCCCCCAGCCTCCCCAGGTCCAGACGCCCCCGGCCCCGCTCCCCGAGCGGCGCCGCGTGGGGCGCGGCAGGGTCCTGGCCATAGCGGTCGGCGTGGCCGTCGTCGCAGGTCTGGTGGGGTTCGGCGGCTCCGGGGTGCTGGACGGCCCGGCCTCGCGGGCCGGTCTCGTGTCCGCCGCGGCGGCGGACTCCAAGCCGGGCGGGGCCGACCCCGCACGGGCGGCCGGTACGGCGGCGGCCTCCGCGATCGAGGGCGAGAAGTCCTGGGACGCGAACAAGCTCACCCGCAACCACGTGGCCCATGAGGTCCACTACCCGATGACGCCTCCGGTGGGCGGGGACCACGACCCGGCCTGGATGGACTGCGACGGCGACGTATACAAAACACCGCTCGCCGACGTGAACGCCGTGCACTCCCTGGAGCACGGCGCGGTGTGGATCACCTACAACGGCGGCGCGTCCGCCAACGCCGTGCGCGCGCTGGCCAACCGGGTCAGGGCGACCTCGTACACGCTGCTCAGTCCCTACCCCGGCCAGTCGGGCACCATCATGCTCAGCGCGTGGGGGAAGCAGCTCACGGTGACGGGACCCGGGGACGAGCGGGTGGGCAGGTTCCTCGCCGCGTACGTCCAGGGCCCGCAGACCCCGGAGCCCGGCGCGCCGTGCACCGGCGGACTGGCGGTTCCCCGATGA